From Staphylococcus sp. IVB6214:
AGGCTGTGAAGTTTGGTGCAGATGTCGTCACAATTTTAGGTGTTGCTGAAGATGCATCGATTAAGAATGCCGTGGCAGAAGCACATAAACATGGCAAAGAATTGTTAGTAGACTTAATTGCGGTACAAGATTTAGAAAAACGTGCCAAAGAAATAGATGAGATGGGTGCAGACTATATTGCTGTACACACAGGATATGACTTGCAGGCAGAAGGACAATCGCCATTAGAAAGCTTACGTCGTGTGAAGTCTGTGATTAATAATGCGAAAGTAGCAGTCGCGGGTGGTATTAAGCCAGATACCATTAAAGAAGTGGCGGCTGAAAACCCAGACCTGATTATTGTAGGTGGCGGTATTGCAAATGCAGATGATCCACGTGAAGCGGCGAAGCAATGTCGTGAAGCGCTTGAAGGGTGATTCGATGTTTACTCGCAATTATCAATTAATATTGGATGAACTGTCTCAAACTTTGAAACAAGTAGATACAGAAGCGACAGATCATTTTGTAAAACAAATCTTGCGAGCAGATAAAGTCTTCGTGTCGGGTAAAGGTCGCTCTGGCTTTGTAGCGAATAGCTTTGCGATGCGTTTGAACCAACTAGGGCAACAAGCGTATGTTGTAGGTGAAACAACAACACCTTCAA
This genomic window contains:
- the hxlA gene encoding 3-hexulose-6-phosphate synthase, which translates into the protein MELQLAIDLLNKEDAAKLAKQVTDYVDIIEIGTPIVINEGLPAVQHLKDNVKDEDVKVLADLKIMDAADYEVSQAVKFGADVVTILGVAEDASIKNAVAEAHKHGKELLVDLIAVQDLEKRAKEIDEMGADYIAVHTGYDLQAEGQSPLESLRRVKSVINNAKVAVAGGIKPDTIKEVAAENPDLIIVGGGIANADDPREAAKQCREALEG